GGGCGATCCTCCTCCTGCTCCCCGCCGCCGCGGCCGCGCACGGGGAGCACGGCGCGGCCAGTCCCCTCGGCGGGATGAGTCGGGTGACGGTCCAAGGGTATCAGGTGGAGCTCCTGAGCCAGCCGGGCCCGCTCGCGGCCGGCCAGGAGAGCCAGATCGTCGCCAAAGTCTCCAAGAACTCCCCGCTCCGTGCCGTTTCCGGGGGGCGGGTGCTCATCAGCCTGGCCCCGGCGGGCGCCCTCCGCGATCCCTCCCCGGCCTCCGAGGTGACATGGGCCGGCAGCTACACGGTCACGGTCACCCCTGAGCGGCGGGGGCCCCACCAGCTCCGCGTCCTCCTGGAGGAGCTGGAGGAGCAGCGCTTCGAGCCGCCCCTCCTGGTGGAGTTCCAGGTCGCGGTCGAGCGGGCTCCCGGGCTCGGGGCGCTCGTCTGGACGCTCCTCGCCCTGGTCGGGGGCATCGCCGTCCTCGGGGTGTACGCCGTTGCCCTTCGGGCGAGGCTCGGGCCCCCGGCCGACGGGGCCCTCAACCTCCTGCAGATCCCATGGCTGCGGCGGCTCCTGACCGCCCCCGCGCTCCAGCCGTCGCTCCAGGTCCCGCTGCTCTTCCTGATGGGGGTGGTCGTGGTCCTCGGCTTCTTCGACGTCCAGGATGGCGGGGTCAACCTGGCCACGAAGCTCACCTGGACCATCTGGTGGGCCGGGATCATCTTCACCTTCTTTCTCGCGGGGCGCGTGTGGTGTCTGGCCTGTCCCTTCGGCGCGCTGAACGAGTGGACCGCGCGGCTGGCGGCGCCGGTGCGGCGGCTCCCCAGGCCGTTCCGGAACCTCTGGTGGGCCACGGGAATGTTCGTTCTCCTCACCTGGGCCGACGAGCAGCTCGGGGTGGTGCGCTCGCCGTGGGTGACCGCCTGGATCGTGCTCTTCTTCGCGGCCCTGGCGGTTGCGATCGGCCTCTTCTACGAGCGGCGGAGCTTCTGCCGGTACCTCTGCCCGATCGGGGGCCTGATCGGAATCTACTCCATGACGGCGCCCGTCGAGCTGCGCGCCAGGGATAGCGCCGTCTGCGCTGCGGACCGGGAGAAGGCCTGCTATCGGGGGAGCGGGGCGGCCCGGGGATGCCCGATGTTCGAGTTCCCCCAGACCATGGACCGGAACAATTACTGCCACCTCTGCGCCGAGTGCGTGAAGGGTTGCGGGCATGAGAATCTCCTGCTCCGCTTCCGCGCCTTCGGCAAGGACCTCTGGGCCTCGCGGCGTCGCGTCCTCGACGAGTCGTACCTGGCGGTCGCCCTGGTGGGGCTGACGCTGCTCGTGACCGCGCAGATGCTGACCGCCTGGCCGGTCTGGATCTCAGCGATGGCGCGCTGGCTCCCGGGCCTTGTCAAGAGTATCCTGAAGCCGGTCACGTACCTGGGGCTGGTCGAGTCGATCCTCCTCCTGGGCGGCGCTCTCGTCGTGGTGCCGCTCCTGATCCTTGCTGGGGCGGCGGTGGCCGACCGGCTGGCAGGGGCGGCGGGCCTCGGGCTTCGTAAGACCTTTGTCCTCTTCGGCTACATGTTCGTCCCGGTCGGGCTTGCGCTCCATCTGGCCCACAACCTGGCCCACCTGCTCCTCGAGGGGGGAGGGATCGTCCCCGTCGTCCAGCGTGCGGTGGCGCTCTACACGCCGTTCTCCCTCGGGCAGCCCGACTGGCGGATCCTCCCGCTGGCCCCCGAGCCGGTGGTCGGGCTCCTCCAGATGGCCTTCATGGTCGGGTTCTTCGGTCTGTCGCTCCTGGCCGGGCATCGGCTGTCGCTCCGCGCGTACCCGGACCCGCGGACCGCTAGCCGGGTCCTGATCCCGATGGCGGCGCTGTCCTTCGTCTTCACCGTGGCCGGCATCGTGCTGCTGAACCAGCCGATGGGAATGCGTCACGGGATGTGAGGCCCTCGGCCTGCTCCTCTCCCGGTGGGGGGGAGGGGTGGGGAGGGAAGAAAGGAGAAGCGATTGATGAAACGCACCTGGAAGTGGGCAGTCCCCGCCTTCCTGTTGGCGGTGGGGATCGGCCTGGGGCTCTTCGCCGCGCCGCTCGACGCGCAGCAGAAGAACGTCCTGGTCGCCAAGAAGGTCGCCGCCCCGCCGACGCTCGACGGGGTCATGGAGGACTCCTGGAAGAACGCCCCTCCGCTCACGGTCAAGGTCCTGGGGGGCCGGAACCTGCCCGGCGGAACGACGGAGGTCACGCTCCGCGCGGTCTACACGGCAGACATGGTGTACTTCCTCGCGCAGTACAAGGACGCGACCGACAGCGTCCGCCGGAGCCCGTGGGTGAAGCAGGCCGACGGCTCCTGGCAGAAGCTGAAGGACCCGAACGACAAGGGGGGGGATAACAACCTCTACTACGAAGACAAGATGGCGGTGATCTGGAACATCTCCTCTCCGGCCTTCGAGCAGCGGGGGTGCCTGTCGGCCTGCCACACTGGCGAGGGGAAGCCCTTCGGCAACAAGTACACCAAGGACGCCGGCGAGCGCCTGGACATGTGGCACTGGAAGGGCGTGCGGACGGGACCCGTCGGGCAGATTGACGACCAGTACGTGGACAGCACCCGGTACGACAAGGAGAAGAGCCCGGAGGCCGGTCGGCATGGCGATCCCAAGACGGGCGGGGGCTACAAGGACAACGTGAGCGATGATAAGAAGGGGCCGAAGTTCGCCCTGAAGGGGAACGCGCCGGCTCCGCCCTACTGGATCTTCGACAGCGAGAAAGAGCCGCTCGACAACGCGAAGTACAAGGCCGGCGACGAGGTGCCGGGGATCATCATCGCCCCCTTCGCCGACGACCGCGGCGAAATTGCCGCCAGGCACGCCTGGAAGGACGGCGTGAGGACGATCGAGTTTTCCCGGAAGCTCGTGACCGGCAGCGAGTTCGACGTGCAGTTCAGCGACATGAAGAAACAGTACGCCTTCGGCGTGTCGGTGTTCGACAACGCCCAGGTCCGCCACGCCTACAGCCCCGGTGTCCTGAAGATGGCATTCGAGTAGGTTGCAGATCGTCGCCGGGAGGGAAAAAATCCCTCCCGGCGGTTGCCAAAGTCTGTCCGCAGAAGTAGCATAGGCGGGCCGGCGGTTCCTCCGCGCCGGTCTGGCACGAGGCTCTCACCGGGTCTCTCCTCGGAGAGGATGCGGATGAAGCGGGCCAGGAACTGGACCGTCGCCCTCCTTTTCCCCCTCCTCCTCTGGCCTCTCGGCCCGGCTTCTGCCCAGTCCCTCTTCGGTCCCACCCAGGATCCGCTGGCCGGCGCCCGCGTGTTCGGGGTCAAGGGCTGCGCCGGGTGTCACGCCGTGAACGGCGTGGGCGGGACCGTCGGGCCCGATCTCGGCCGCATCCCGCGCCCCCGGTCCTTCTTCGATCTCGCCGCGGCCATGTGGAACCACCTGCCCCGCATGGCGGAGCGGATGCGGCAGCTCGGCATTCCGCGCCCCCACCTGAATGCCCGGGAGACCGGCGATCTCATTGCCTTCCTCTTCACGCTCAACTACTTCGATCCCCCCGGAAACCCCGAGACCGGCCGGCGGCTCTTCACCGAGAAGAAGTGCGTCGTCTGCCACCAGGTCCGTGGCGTCGGTGGGGTGGTCGGGCCGAATCTCGACTTCGTGCAGCAGTACAGCTCGCCGATCCTCGTGGCTGCGGCCCTGTGGAACCACGGCCCCGCCATGGCCCAGGCGATGCGGGCGAGGCGGATCGAGCGCCCCACCTTCCGGGAATCGGAACTGGTGGACCTGCTCGCCTATCTGAAGAGCGCCTCGCCGGAGCCGGTGGAGGGCCCCCTCTACGTTCTCCCCGGCCGGGCGGAGGAGGGACGCCGACTCTTCGCGGAGAGGCGCTGCCTCGCGTGCCACAGCGTGAGGGGGCAGGGCGGCCGCGTGGGCCCCGATCTGGCGGAACGGGTCGTTCATCGGAGCCTGACGCAGTTTGCGGCGGCGATGTGGAACAAGGCCCCGGCCATGCTGGAGGCGATGAGGGTTCGAGGAATCGCGGTCCCCCAACTCACGGCCGGGGAAATGGCCGACCTCGTGGCCTACCTCTACGCCGTCCAGTATTTCGCCGACCCCGCCGATCCCCGCCGGGGCGAGGGCCTGGTGGCGAGCAAGGGCTGCCTGACCTGTCACACGCTCTCGGGCCTGGGGGGGAAGGTCGCGGGCGATCTGGCGCGGGTGAAGGGCCTCGACTCCTCCCCCGCGGTCATCGCCGCCTTGTGGAACCACGCTTTTCTCATGGAGCAGTGGCCCGAGCGGCAGAAGGTCGCCTGGCCGCGCTTCCGGGCCGAGGAGATGGCGGAGCTGGCGGCGTTCCTCCGAACGACGGGCCGGACCCGGTGATGCGGCCGGGGAGCCTCGCCGCGCTCGGGGGGCTCGGCCTCTCCGTTTCCCTCTCGCTGGCCTGGCCATCGGCGGCGCCGGCGCAGCAGGCGGCGGAGAGCTGCGTCACCTGCCACCTCGAGATGGGTGACGACCGGCTCGCCGCGCCCGTGAAAGCTTTCGCTGAGGACATCCACGCGGCCAAGGGGTTCGGCTGTGCCTCCTGCCACGGGGGCGACCCGAAGGAAGCCGGGATGGAGGCGATGGACCCCGCCAAGGGGTACCTCGGCAAACCCGACCGGCAGCAGGTCCCGCAGCTCTGCGGCCGCTGCCACTCGGACGCCCGGTTCATGAAGCGGTACAACCCCGCGCTGCGGGTAGATCAGGTAACCGAGTATGTGACGTCGGTGCACGGGAGGCGGCTCCGGGAGCTCGGCGACCCGAAGGTGGCGGTCTGCGTCAGCTGCCATCCGGCCCACGCCATCCGGCCGCCGTCGGACCCCCGATCGAGCGTCCATCCCCTGAAGGTGGCGGAGACGTGCGGTTCCTGCCACGCCGACGCCCCATACATGGCACCGTACAAGATCCCCACCGACCAGCTCCAGAAGTACAAGGGGAGCGTCCACTGGAAGACGATGGCGGAGAAGGGTGACCTCTCGGCCCCCACGTGCAACGACTGCCACGGCAACCACGGCGCGGCGCCGCCGGGGATCTCGTGGGTGGGCAACGTCTGCGGGCAGTGCCATACGGTGATGGCCGAGCTCTTCGCCAAGAGTCGCCACGCCAAGGTCTTCACCCAGCTGGGGGCCCCCGGGTGCGCGACCTGTCATGAGAACCATGAGATCAAGGAGGCGAGCGACGAGATGTTGGGGCTAGGGGAGGGGGCCGTGTGTGCCGCCTGCCACGCCGCCGGAGACAAGGGCGGGAAGGGCGCCGCCGATATGCGGGCGCTGCTCGACGGCCTCCGAGGCGAGACCGACAAGGCCCGCACAATCCTGCTGCAGGCCGAGCACGCCGGGATGGAGGTCAGCCAGGCCCAGTTCGAGCTGAAGGGCGCC
Above is a window of Candidatus Methylomirabilis sp. DNA encoding:
- a CDS encoding 4Fe-4S binding protein; translated protein: MISRLLGAILLLLPAAAAAHGEHGAASPLGGMSRVTVQGYQVELLSQPGPLAAGQESQIVAKVSKNSPLRAVSGGRVLISLAPAGALRDPSPASEVTWAGSYTVTVTPERRGPHQLRVLLEELEEQRFEPPLLVEFQVAVERAPGLGALVWTLLALVGGIAVLGVYAVALRARLGPPADGALNLLQIPWLRRLLTAPALQPSLQVPLLFLMGVVVVLGFFDVQDGGVNLATKLTWTIWWAGIIFTFFLAGRVWCLACPFGALNEWTARLAAPVRRLPRPFRNLWWATGMFVLLTWADEQLGVVRSPWVTAWIVLFFAALAVAIGLFYERRSFCRYLCPIGGLIGIYSMTAPVELRARDSAVCAADREKACYRGSGAARGCPMFEFPQTMDRNNYCHLCAECVKGCGHENLLLRFRAFGKDLWASRRRVLDESYLAVALVGLTLLVTAQMLTAWPVWISAMARWLPGLVKSILKPVTYLGLVESILLLGGALVVVPLLILAGAAVADRLAGAAGLGLRKTFVLFGYMFVPVGLALHLAHNLAHLLLEGGGIVPVVQRAVALYTPFSLGQPDWRILPLAPEPVVGLLQMAFMVGFFGLSLLAGHRLSLRAYPDPRTASRVLIPMAALSFVFTVAGIVLLNQPMGMRHGM
- a CDS encoding ethylbenzene dehydrogenase-related protein, with protein sequence MKRTWKWAVPAFLLAVGIGLGLFAAPLDAQQKNVLVAKKVAAPPTLDGVMEDSWKNAPPLTVKVLGGRNLPGGTTEVTLRAVYTADMVYFLAQYKDATDSVRRSPWVKQADGSWQKLKDPNDKGGDNNLYYEDKMAVIWNISSPAFEQRGCLSACHTGEGKPFGNKYTKDAGERLDMWHWKGVRTGPVGQIDDQYVDSTRYDKEKSPEAGRHGDPKTGGGYKDNVSDDKKGPKFALKGNAPAPPYWIFDSEKEPLDNAKYKAGDEVPGIIIAPFADDRGEIAARHAWKDGVRTIEFSRKLVTGSEFDVQFSDMKKQYAFGVSVFDNAQVRHAYSPGVLKMAFE
- a CDS encoding c-type cytochrome; its protein translation is MKRARNWTVALLFPLLLWPLGPASAQSLFGPTQDPLAGARVFGVKGCAGCHAVNGVGGTVGPDLGRIPRPRSFFDLAAAMWNHLPRMAERMRQLGIPRPHLNARETGDLIAFLFTLNYFDPPGNPETGRRLFTEKKCVVCHQVRGVGGVVGPNLDFVQQYSSPILVAAALWNHGPAMAQAMRARRIERPTFRESELVDLLAYLKSASPEPVEGPLYVLPGRAEEGRRLFAERRCLACHSVRGQGGRVGPDLAERVVHRSLTQFAAAMWNKAPAMLEAMRVRGIAVPQLTAGEMADLVAYLYAVQYFADPADPRRGEGLVASKGCLTCHTLSGLGGKVAGDLARVKGLDSSPAVIAALWNHAFLMEQWPERQKVAWPRFRAEEMAELAAFLRTTGRTR
- a CDS encoding cytochrome c3 family protein, whose protein sequence is MRPGSLAALGGLGLSVSLSLAWPSAAPAQQAAESCVTCHLEMGDDRLAAPVKAFAEDIHAAKGFGCASCHGGDPKEAGMEAMDPAKGYLGKPDRQQVPQLCGRCHSDARFMKRYNPALRVDQVTEYVTSVHGRRLRELGDPKVAVCVSCHPAHAIRPPSDPRSSVHPLKVAETCGSCHADAPYMAPYKIPTDQLQKYKGSVHWKTMAEKGDLSAPTCNDCHGNHGAAPPGISWVGNVCGQCHTVMAELFAKSRHAKVFTQLGAPGCATCHENHEIKEASDEMLGLGEGAVCAACHAAGDKGGKGAADMRALLDGLRGETDKARTILLQAEHAGMEVSQAQFELKGA